The Trypanosoma brucei brucei TREU927 chromosome 4, complete sequence genomic sequence GTTGGTAGTGTAATAATGTCATGTGTACGTGCGGCCTCTTCCTTTAGTGAGTGTGAAATCAAATAACTGTTTGACTGATGTGGTGCGAGAAGATATAATGGCAGGAGACTCCCACTAAAGTTGTTTGATCGTGTGGCCACGCCACTATACTTCCAGCATGTCTGTCGCTGCAAGTCACGCCGCCTGCTTCTCTCACTGTTGTCCACAGAAGGAATTCCAAGGACGGCTAGGAATCTTTGTGCCTTCCACACGGCAGCAACATTAGACGGAACGAACATCAAATATTCATCCTCGTCTATCGGTTGTGAAACTCCAGCCTGATTTTCATCTAAAAAAGTAGATACCACATGAATTCTATGTAAGTTGCAGCAGATAATCAAGAGTGACATCACAAGTAGAAGTATCACTGCTATGTCTGCTGTACGTGGCCTCCTCCTCGCTTGTGTTGGTCGCATCTTCAGCGGTGACATGTCTACAAAGAAGTTATcgagggaaaaacaatttAAATTGGCAAATGCGAGAATTCGCGCAGTCGTTAGCAACACAATTAGCTGACAAATTCATGTTCATCACAATTCAATGTAGACCGCTATGAAAGAACTCATAAAGGTCGTATGAGGCATGAGGATATACGTCCACGAGGGAGACATTTGAAATCATGAATATCTCAACAGTTATTAAACTTTACAACTTAAGTAGGACATCCACTCCCAAACTAGGCAATATTTTAAAAGTTACATTTGGGGGAAAGGGACCGTTAATCACGGTTTCGAACGATACCCAAAAACTGTTCATAACCAAACCTCCCAGTTTTGACCGAAACGAAACGGCGTAACTGTCATGTGATCAACAAATGAGTTCCaaggaaaaataatcaaCGAACGGTATAGTATGCCGTCGGTTAttacacacagacacacacacacagaaagtAACTAAAGTGTTTCAGGAATAGGAGTGACGCTAATACAATCCTAACAAACTATAGGGTGAGGGATCTCATAGTTCCCAAGCAACCTCAATAATTCAGGCCCTCTTAcgccaaaagggaaaagaaggtaggatttctcttttccgtCCAAGTCGGAATTCACACTGCATCGCCGCCCAATTGCTATTCAACCACATTAGCTTTGAGGGTGCCGGTGGTATTACACCTTCAGGAAAGTAGTCCATTAACATTTCGTAATCGGCTTCCTGTATGTGGTGTATCACAACAGACATGTTCCTAACGCTCTTCTTCACACCAAACTTGCCCGCATTGTGAAAGTGACAACGACCCATCTCCACACTTATTAGGTTTCTGTACACTACCTTTTCTCTCAGTATCATTCCAACCATCACATCTTCATAGAACATGCCAAGATCAAGAAAGTCAAAATAGTCCCACATAGAAAAGGGCATGTTCACTAGACGCTCAAGAGGTTTATACGAGATGATGGCTTGTGCAGTGTCCCTGGAGAGAGTAATGCAATATCCGTTCACATATGTAAGTTGGTTACGCCGCCATATCCGGTTATAGTAGTTGTAACGACCCATATACAAACCATGACGAGGCATTACACGAAGGTCCGCAAGGTATTTTGGAACACGAATAAATATGTCATCATCACCCTTCACAATGTAACTTACGTTAGGAAACATGTGAAgagcaaaccgaagccacaaatatgttttccG encodes the following:
- a CDS encoding UDP-Gal or UDP-GlcNAc-dependent glycosyltransferase, putative (UDP-Gal or UDP-GlcNAc-dependent glycosyltransferase, putative : curated by Mike Ferguson.), translated to MSPLKMRPTQARRRPRTADIAVILLLVMSLLIICCNLHRIHVVSTFLDENQAGVSQPIDEDEYLMFVPSNVAAVWKAQRFLAVLGIPSVDNSERSRRRDLQRQTCWKYSGVATRSNNFSGSLLPLYLLAPHQSNSYLISHSLKEEAARTHDIITLPTNDVSPSTRKKIGENGNWGIEAEVAMSRKTYLWLRFALHMFPNVSYIVKGDDDIFIRVPKYLADLRVMPRHGLYMGRYNYYNRIWRRNQLTYVNGYCITLSRDTAQAIISYKPLERLVNMPFSMWDYFDFLDLGMFYEDVMVGMILREKVVYRNLISVEMGRCHFHNAGKFGVKKSVRNMSVVIHHIQEADYEMLMDYFPEGVIPPAPSKLMWLNSNWAAMQCEFRLGRKREILPSFPFWRKRA